One genomic region from Osmerus mordax isolate fOsmMor3 chromosome 4, fOsmMor3.pri, whole genome shotgun sequence encodes:
- the dusp6 gene encoding dual specificity protein phosphatase 6 translates to MLDKLKPVQFDSVMAISMTVEWLREQLETRKDCLLVMDCRAQELYDSLHVETAINVAIPSLMLRRLKKGNLPMKSLLSNGEDREKFARRCKTDTIVLYDEYSREWNENVDGGSVLGLLLRRMKDEGYKAYYLEGGFSKFQTEFPALCETNLDGSSHSSSPTAQVLGLGGLRISSDSSDIESDIDRDPSSATDSDGSPLSNPQPSFPVEILPHLYLGCAKDSTNLDILEQYGIKYILNVTPNLPNLFENAGEFKYKQIPISDHWSQNLSQFFPEAINFIDEARGQKCGILVHCLAGISRSVTVTVAYLMQKLNLSMNDAYDIVKMKKSNISPNFNFMGQLLDFERTLGLKSPCDNRVATPSQPLYFTTPTNHNVFQLDPLEST, encoded by the exons ATGCTTGACAAGCTCAAGCCCGTGCAGTTCGATTCGGTAATGGCGATCAGCATGACCGTGGAGTGGCTCCGGGAGCAACTGGAGACGCGCAAAGACTGCCTCTTGGTCATGGACTGCCGAGCGCAAGAGCTCTACGACTCCTTGCACGTTGAGACTGCGATAAATGTGGCGATACCGAGTCTCATGCTCCGTAGACTGAAGAAGGGCAATCTCCCCATGAAATCTCTTCTTTCAAACGGCGAGGACCGGGAGAAATTTGCACGGAGATGCAAGACTGATACCATTGTTCTGTACGACGAATACAGCAGGGAATGGAACGAAAACGTCGACGGGGGCTCAGTTCTGGGTTTACTGCTGAGGAGAATGAAAGACGAGGGATACAAGGCATATTATCTTGAAG GTGGTTTCAGCAAATTCCAAACTGAGTTTCCTGCCTTGTGTGAGACCAATCTGGACGGCAGCTCCCACAGCAGTTCTCCCACGGCCCAGGTGCTGGGCCTCGGGGGGCTGCGGATAAGCTCCGACTCCTCAGACATTGAGTCCGATATCGACCGAGACCCAAGCAGCGCAACTGACTCGGACGGCAgtcctctctccaacccccaaCCCTCGTTTCCTGTTGAAATCCTCCCGCACCTATATCTAGGCTGTGCCAAGGACTCGACAAACTTGGACATTCTGGAGCAGTACGGCATCAAGTACATCTTGAATGTGACCCCCAACCTCCCCAACTTGTTCGAGAATGCAGGGGAATTCAAGTACAAGCAGATCCCCATCTCAGACCACTGGAGCCAGAATCTTTCCCAGTTCTTCCCAGAAGCCATCAACTTCATAG ATGAGGCACGTGGTCAGAAATGTGGCATCCTGGTCCACTGCCTGGCAGGCATCAGTCGCTCCGTCACCGTCACAGTGGCCTACCTCATGCAGAAGCTGAACCTCTCCATGAACGATGCCTATGACATTGTCAAAATGAAGAAGTCCAATATCTCGCCCAATTTTAACTTCATGGGCCAGCTACTGGACTTCGAGCGCACCCTGGGACTCAAGAGCCCCTGCGACAACCGGGTGGCCACCCCGTCCCAACCCCTGTACTTCACCACCCCAACCAATCACAACGTCTTCCAGCTGGACCCTCTGGAGTCCACGTGA